Proteins from a single region of Parambassis ranga chromosome 16, fParRan2.1, whole genome shotgun sequence:
- the azi2 gene encoding 5-azacytidine-induced protein 2 isoform X1, whose product MDPLAVDDDICILKHETAYSAAGESPVSVCAGDESVASHFALVTAYEDIKKRLRDTERENTLLRKRVKQLEDKLFRPDAPPSEGPQYVNKAFSAYRGIYIEKEDLQMELNKLKKEKSESERLLTEQLQAKELELLQLRTEMETSQGKVMKSLNSPQDYWQVDRVSIDPKIHKLQEELERVTLENSRLLERSVEEPHGLNGPDLDQTCDAKYDARERGMHETYQALRCEVTRLHSELKHQTSLIRRLRPLNSEHRQAASTVPIQCLDDVEKNNNHPVPQASVPRPPSAPPLPSCSGRPCPPVCGPSDILLPDSLRQDCWYNGPWPSQSCSGEALLGSSTCSVVLPPPPLNQASLDDSSRSFPSPPKPSDAMFWEGHSASNSSSSMGNCSPRSPPNTEWTKPY is encoded by the exons ATGGATCCCCTGGCAGTGGATGACGACATCTGCATCCTTAAACACGAGACGGCCTACAGTGCTGCTGGTGAAAGCCCTGTATCAGTGTGTGCCGGCGATGAATCTGTTGCTTCCCATTTTGCCCTAGTCACTGCCTATGAAGACATCAAGAAGAGGCTGAGAGACACAGAGCGAGAGAACACCTTGCTGAGGAAGCGGGTTAAACAATTAGAGGACAAG CTGTTCAGGCCAGACGCTCCTCCATCAGAGGGTCCCCAGTATGTGAACAAAGCCTTCAGTGCTTACCGAGGTATCTATATAGAGAAGGAGGACCTCCAGATGGAGCTTAACAAGCTG AAAAAGGagaagagtgagagtgagagactgctgacagagcagctgcaggccAAAGAGTTGGAGCTGCTTCAGCTTAGGACGGAGATGGAGACCAGCCAAGGTAAAG TGATGAAGAGCCTGAACAGCCCTCAGGACTACTGGCAAGTGGACAGGGTCAGCATAGACCCAAAGATCCACaaactgcaggaggagctggagagggtAACACTGGAGAACAGCCGACTGCTGGAAAGAAGTGTG GAGGAACCTCATGGCCTTAATGGACCAGACTTGGACCAGACCTGTGATGCAAAGTATGATGCAAG GGAGAGGGGCATGCATGAGACATACCAGGCTCTGCGGTGTGAGGTCACCCGTCTCCATTCAGAGCTGAAGCACCAAACAAGCCTGATAAGGAGGCTCAGGCCACTGAACAGTGAGCATCGacaag CTGCCTCAACAGTACCAATCCAGTGTCTGGATGATGTGGAAAAGAACAACAACCACCCAGTTCCTCAGGCATCAGTGCCTCGCCCCCCTAGTGCCCCCCCACTCCCCTCTTGCTCTGGCCGCCCTTGCCCTCCTGTCTGTGGCCCGTCAGACATCCTGCTGCCAGACAGTCTGAGGCAGGACTGCTGGTACAATGGGCCCTGGCCCTCTCAGAGCTGTTCAGGAGAGGCTCTGCTTGGAAGCAGCACCTGTTCTGTCGtactgccccctcctcctctgaaccAGGCCTCTCTGGATGACAGCTCACGCTCCTTCCCTAGCCCCCCCAAGCCTAGTGACGCCATGTTCTGGGAGGGACACTCTGCGTCCAACTCCTCGTCTTCAATGGGAAACTGCAGTCCCAGGAGCCCTCCAAACACAGAGTGGACCAAGCCCTATTAA
- the azi2 gene encoding 5-azacytidine-induced protein 2 isoform X2, translating to MDPLAVDDDICILKHETAYSAAGESPVSVCAGDESVASHFALVTAYEDIKKRLRDTERENTLLRKRVKQLEDKLFRPDAPPSEGPQYVNKAFSAYRGIYIEKEDLQMELNKLKKEKSESERLLTEQLQAKELELLQLRTEMETSQVMKSLNSPQDYWQVDRVSIDPKIHKLQEELERVTLENSRLLERSVEEPHGLNGPDLDQTCDAKYDARERGMHETYQALRCEVTRLHSELKHQTSLIRRLRPLNSEHRQAASTVPIQCLDDVEKNNNHPVPQASVPRPPSAPPLPSCSGRPCPPVCGPSDILLPDSLRQDCWYNGPWPSQSCSGEALLGSSTCSVVLPPPPLNQASLDDSSRSFPSPPKPSDAMFWEGHSASNSSSSMGNCSPRSPPNTEWTKPY from the exons ATGGATCCCCTGGCAGTGGATGACGACATCTGCATCCTTAAACACGAGACGGCCTACAGTGCTGCTGGTGAAAGCCCTGTATCAGTGTGTGCCGGCGATGAATCTGTTGCTTCCCATTTTGCCCTAGTCACTGCCTATGAAGACATCAAGAAGAGGCTGAGAGACACAGAGCGAGAGAACACCTTGCTGAGGAAGCGGGTTAAACAATTAGAGGACAAG CTGTTCAGGCCAGACGCTCCTCCATCAGAGGGTCCCCAGTATGTGAACAAAGCCTTCAGTGCTTACCGAGGTATCTATATAGAGAAGGAGGACCTCCAGATGGAGCTTAACAAGCTG AAAAAGGagaagagtgagagtgagagactgctgacagagcagctgcaggccAAAGAGTTGGAGCTGCTTCAGCTTAGGACGGAGATGGAGACCAGCCAAG TGATGAAGAGCCTGAACAGCCCTCAGGACTACTGGCAAGTGGACAGGGTCAGCATAGACCCAAAGATCCACaaactgcaggaggagctggagagggtAACACTGGAGAACAGCCGACTGCTGGAAAGAAGTGTG GAGGAACCTCATGGCCTTAATGGACCAGACTTGGACCAGACCTGTGATGCAAAGTATGATGCAAG GGAGAGGGGCATGCATGAGACATACCAGGCTCTGCGGTGTGAGGTCACCCGTCTCCATTCAGAGCTGAAGCACCAAACAAGCCTGATAAGGAGGCTCAGGCCACTGAACAGTGAGCATCGacaag CTGCCTCAACAGTACCAATCCAGTGTCTGGATGATGTGGAAAAGAACAACAACCACCCAGTTCCTCAGGCATCAGTGCCTCGCCCCCCTAGTGCCCCCCCACTCCCCTCTTGCTCTGGCCGCCCTTGCCCTCCTGTCTGTGGCCCGTCAGACATCCTGCTGCCAGACAGTCTGAGGCAGGACTGCTGGTACAATGGGCCCTGGCCCTCTCAGAGCTGTTCAGGAGAGGCTCTGCTTGGAAGCAGCACCTGTTCTGTCGtactgccccctcctcctctgaaccAGGCCTCTCTGGATGACAGCTCACGCTCCTTCCCTAGCCCCCCCAAGCCTAGTGACGCCATGTTCTGGGAGGGACACTCTGCGTCCAACTCCTCGTCTTCAATGGGAAACTGCAGTCCCAGGAGCCCTCCAAACACAGAGTGGACCAAGCCCTATTAA